A genomic segment from Coccinella septempunctata chromosome 3, icCocSept1.1, whole genome shotgun sequence encodes:
- the LOC123309665 gene encoding uncharacterized protein LOC123309665 isoform X2 translates to MLLDLSPTVQEPRVSSTGPLILINSIWPPVRKANMLLALCLPTDCPMQSIESPVSIRGFSETVKRSLICAGRSEGENGEDAEEYKRRIMEYGIC, encoded by the exons ATGTTGTTAGATTTATCACCGACAGTCCAGGAACCTCGAGTAAGTTCGACTGGCCCGCTAATCCTAATCAATTCGATTTGGCCCCCAGTCAGAAAGGCAAATATGTTGCTGGCTCTATGCCTGCCCACTGACTGTCCGATGCAGTCGATCGAGTCCCCGGTATCGATACGAGGGTTCTCAGAGACGGTGAAAAGAAGTCTTATCTGTGCTGGACGAAGCGAGGGAGAAAATGGGGAGGATGCGGAGGAATATAAACGTCGGATTATGGAATATGGTATATGT Tga